Proteins from a genomic interval of Centroberyx gerrardi isolate f3 chromosome 23, fCenGer3.hap1.cur.20231027, whole genome shotgun sequence:
- the LOC144543550 gene encoding ubl carboxyl-terminal hydrolase 18-like, with translation MRGLINYGTHCSINSVVQCLYGTRELRGLIRDIDEQEYRAPKKNTVAAMLKGLICEMDKNNHGSCDPSFLIDSMSAYSGLSFEVQEDSDLVFKCILNALTDDDGPAEKVGQLWDIKMEKRIRCLRCNVVKSTLDKLNTIPVFIEDNLPAELQEYIKQYSDNTLTMCDYHCAHCHTRTQIEITSKVLSLPPVVCMWIARVKNVGRDTVSLVKIDKRLAFPETLDLKYIMKEPEAAADALYELYAVIAHCGSHYSGHYSAYVRGDDTWYLADDTQVRLCSWDTVKSTYEAGSNFYDGVAYMLMYRRRDSSN, from the coding sequence ATGCGAGGCTTGATCAATTACGGGACCCATTGTAGTATCAACAGCGTGGTGCAGTGCCTGTACGGCACCCGCGAGCTACGGGGTCTCATTCGGGACATCGACGAACAAGAATACCGGGCTCCTAAAAAGAACACGGTGGCTGCGATGCTCAAGGGTCTCATTTGCGAGATGGACAAAAACAACCACGGATCATGCGACCCGAGCTTTCTCATAGACTCCATGAGCGCATACAGTGGATTGTCTTTCGAGGTTCAGGAGGACTCAGACCTCGTCTTCAAGTGCATCCTCAACGCTCTAACAGATGACGACGGGCCTGCTGAAAAGGTTGGACAATTGTGGGACATCAAGATGGAGAAACGTATACGCTGTCTCCGTTGCAACGTAGTCAAGTCTACACTCGATAAGTTGAACACAATCCCCGTGTTTATCGAAGATAATCTTCCTGCCGAGCTGCAGGAATACATCAAACAGTACTCTGACAACACGCTGACAATGTGTGACTACCATTGTGCACATTGTCACACTAGAACCCAGATCGAAATCACAAGCAAGGTTTTGTCATTGCCCCCCGTTGTATGTATGTGGATCGCACGCGTTAAAAACGTTGGCAGAGATACCGTTAGTTTAGTCAAGATAGACAAGCGCCTCGCTTTCCCCGAGACTCTGGATCTGAAATACATCATGAAAGAACCCGAAGCGGCCGCTGACGCTCTATACGAGTTGTACGCCGTCATAGCCCACTGTGGTAGTCACTACAGTGGACATTACAGTGCTTATGTGCGGGGAGATGACACTTGGTATCTTGCGGACGACACTCAAGTTAGGTTGTGCTCGTGGGACACTGTGAAGTCAACCTACGAAGCAGGATCTAACTTTTACGATGGAGTAGCTTACATGCTCATGTACCGCAGGAGAGACAGCTCCAATTAA